A window from Pseudomonadota bacterium encodes these proteins:
- a CDS encoding PilT/PilU family type 4a pilus ATPase, with protein sequence MLYGQRCFGHTLRRCHAPVTLDDILDDALACGASDIFLGADEVPRYRITGRLVARGDVPIPSDRLADLLYHTLRPWEIERLDAEHEIDLALERRGDFRFRLNIFLRRGGMAAVIRPIPINIPSPQELGLSEALVRLLEVGNGLILVTGRTGSGKSTMCASFLEYINQIREAHIVTFEDPIEFVFEPRRCTISQRQVGEHTPSYNAALRAVLRQSPDIVYVGEMRDRDTIEATLSIAETGQLVLANLHTSSASQTVHRIVDVFTPAQRAQISVQLANSLNAVICQVLLPRVDGQALVPAREVMLGTPAILNLIRKGEAHQLYSAIESSGSRDMHTMDQSLADLVHRGLIAVDVARAHAHDIESLESLLRSGSSGRHASTGGW encoded by the coding sequence ATCCTCTATGGGCAACGTTGCTTCGGCCACACCCTGCGAAGGTGTCATGCGCCTGTGACACTTGATGACATTCTCGACGACGCGCTTGCCTGTGGCGCGTCCGACATCTTTCTTGGCGCAGATGAAGTCCCTCGGTACCGCATCACGGGGCGTCTTGTCGCTCGGGGCGATGTGCCCATCCCGTCAGACCGGCTCGCCGACTTGCTCTATCACACCCTCAGGCCGTGGGAGATCGAGCGTCTCGACGCTGAGCATGAGATCGATTTGGCGCTCGAGCGGCGCGGCGATTTTCGCTTTCGCCTGAACATCTTCTTGCGTCGAGGCGGCATGGCCGCCGTCATCCGTCCCATTCCCATCAACATCCCCTCGCCGCAAGAGCTGGGTCTGAGCGAAGCGCTTGTGCGCCTCCTTGAGGTCGGAAACGGCCTCATCCTCGTGACCGGTCGCACCGGCAGCGGAAAATCGACCATGTGCGCCTCATTCCTCGAATACATCAATCAGATTCGAGAGGCGCACATCGTCACGTTCGAAGACCCCATCGAGTTCGTCTTCGAGCCGAGGCGATGCACCATCAGTCAGCGGCAGGTGGGCGAGCACACCCCGTCCTACAACGCCGCACTGCGCGCCGTCTTGAGGCAGAGCCCGGACATCGTCTACGTGGGCGAGATGCGTGATCGTGACACCATCGAGGCGACCTTGTCCATCGCCGAGACCGGACAGCTGGTGCTGGCCAACCTGCACACGAGCAGTGCGTCGCAGACCGTGCATCGCATCGTCGACGTGTTCACGCCTGCGCAACGCGCCCAGATCAGTGTGCAGCTCGCCAACTCCCTGAATGCCGTCATCTGTCAGGTCTTGCTCCCGCGCGTCGACGGTCAGGCGCTCGTGCCGGCGCGAGAGGTCATGCTGGGCACGCCGGCCATCTTGAACCTGATTCGAAAGGGAGAGGCACATCAGCTCTATTCGGCCATCGAGTCGTCCGGCTCGCGTGACATGCACACCATGGATCAGTCCCTGGCCGACCTCGTCCATCGGGGCCTCATTGCCGTCGATGTCGCGCGGGCCCATGCCCACGACATCGAGAGCCTCGAGAGCCTCCTCCGGAGTGGGTCCTCGGGCAGACATGCGTCAACGGGAGGCTGGTAG